In Enterobacter cloacae, the following are encoded in one genomic region:
- a CDS encoding phospholipid-binding lipoprotein MlaA, giving the protein MKLRLSALALSATVLVGCASTGEQTGRSDPLEGFNRTMYSFNYNVLDPYVIRPVAVAWRDYVPQPARNGLSNFTSNLEEPAVMVNYFLQGDPYQGMVHFTRFFLNSLLGMGGFIDVAGMANQKLQREQPHRFGSTLGNYGVGYGPYMQLPFYGSFTLRDDGGDMVDTLYPVLSWLTWPLSIGKWTVEGIETRAQLLDSDGLLRQSSDPYIMVREAYFQNHDFIANGGKLKPEENPNAKAIENELKDIDSQ; this is encoded by the coding sequence ATGAAACTTCGGCTGTCGGCGCTTGCGCTGAGCGCAACGGTGCTTGTGGGTTGTGCCAGCACTGGAGAACAAACGGGACGCTCCGATCCTCTCGAAGGATTTAACCGTACCATGTACAGCTTCAACTATAACGTGCTGGATCCATATGTTATCCGTCCGGTAGCGGTTGCATGGCGTGACTACGTTCCCCAGCCTGCACGTAACGGGTTGAGCAATTTCACCAGTAACCTGGAAGAGCCTGCGGTGATGGTGAACTACTTCCTGCAAGGCGACCCGTACCAGGGGATGGTGCATTTTACCCGCTTCTTCCTGAACAGCCTGTTAGGGATGGGTGGCTTTATTGATGTTGCCGGTATGGCTAACCAGAAGCTACAGCGCGAGCAGCCGCACCGCTTCGGCAGTACTCTGGGCAATTATGGCGTTGGTTACGGCCCGTACATGCAGTTACCGTTCTACGGTAGCTTTACGCTCCGTGATGATGGCGGCGATATGGTGGATACGCTGTATCCGGTGCTGTCGTGGCTGACCTGGCCGCTGTCGATTGGTAAATGGACGGTGGAAGGGATTGAAACACGTGCGCAGCTGCTCGACTCTGATGGTCTGCTGCGTCAGTCTTCTGATCCATACATCATGGTGCGTGAAGCCTACTTCCAGAACCATGACTTTATTGCCAATGGCGGCAAGCTGAAGCCGGAAGAGAATCCAAACGCGAAGGCTATCGAAAACGAACTAAAAGATATTGATTCGCAGTAA